From one Lotus japonicus ecotype B-129 chromosome 3, LjGifu_v1.2 genomic stretch:
- the LOC130749139 gene encoding uncharacterized protein LOC130749139, with protein MDAEQVLKLLDTYWFKRTIYSNKTYSPFHSAAAPTSPSLVVEVLPLDTKLLRAPTLQVRSFSDQNMGSKVSALSDYPSPNSVFTPQKLHPILSGKEMGDDQFPLDQKDPEEEAPTKKRLSQRTRLRKEKITRRSLSELELKGFMDLSFAFSEEDKDSGLVSLIPGLHRMGTDHGAGVGKEEQENIIAETVIGRPYLSEAWGVLDQRKVKNPLLSFRVPVEGNEVVMKGNLRFWAHTVASIVR; from the coding sequence ATGGATGCAGAACAAGTTCTGAAATTGTTGGATACCTATTGGTTCAAGAGAACAATTTACTCCAACAAAACCTATTCACCTTTTCATTCAGCAGCGGCTCCAACCTCTCCGTCCTTGGTGGTGGAAGTGCTTCCTCTAGATACAAAGCTCTTGAGAGCTCCAACACTTCAAGTGAGGTCTTTCAGTGATCAAAACATGGGTTCAAAAGTCAGTGCTTTATCTGATTATCCATCACCAAATTCTGTCTTCACTCCACAGAAGCTGCATCCTATTCTTTCTGGGAAGGAAATGGGAGATGATCAATTCCCACTTGATCAAAAAGATCCTGAGGAAGAAGCACCCACTAAGAAGAGGCTGAGTCAAAGGACAAGACtcagaaaagagaaaatcacaAGAAGGAGCCTGTCAGAGCTCGAGCTAAAAGGGTTTATGGATTTGAGTTTCGCATTTTCTGAGGAAGACAAAGACTCAGGATTGGTTTCTTTGATACCAGGGTTACATAGGATGGGAACAGATCATGGTGCTGGTGTGGGCAAAGAAGAACAAGAGAACATCATTGCTGAAACTGTGATTGGCAGGCCTTATTTATCAGAGGCTTGGGGTGTTTTAGACCAAAGGAAGGTTAAAAATCCATTGCTGAGTTTCAGGGTACCAGTTGAAGGCAATGAGGTAGTCATGAAGGGCAATCTTAGGTTTTGGGCTCATACAGTTGCATCCATTGTAAGATAA